A stretch of the Alnus glutinosa chromosome 6, dhAlnGlut1.1, whole genome shotgun sequence genome encodes the following:
- the LOC133870966 gene encoding peroxidase 16-like, giving the protein MVMETRSLFLLSSLLLPLLLSSTTSAQLRSDFYQSTCPNVESLVRSAVTNKFQQTFVTAPATLRLFFHDCFVRGCDASVLLSSPNNKAEKDHPDDISLAGDGFDTVIKAKAAVDSVPQCRNKVSCADILALATRDVVVLAGGPSYTVELGRRDGRISTIASVQRQLPQPSFNLDQLNSMFSLHGLSQTDMIALSGAHTLGFSHCSRFSKRIYGFSPRNTIDPTLNLGYALQLRKMCPLKVDPRIAINMDPTTPQTFDNAYFRNLQQGKGLFTSDQVLFTDTRSRPTVNFFASNNGAFGQAFVSAITKLGRVGVKTGNQGEIRLDCTRVN; this is encoded by the exons ATGGTCATGGAAACTCgcagcctttttcttttatcatctTTGCTTCTTCCTCTCCTTCTAAGTAGTACTACTTCGGCCCAACTTCGCAGCGACTTCTACCAAAGCACATGCCCGAATGTTGAATCTTTAGTCCGCTCAGCTGTCACAAACAAGTTCCAGCAGACCTTCGTGACTGCTCCAGCCACTCTTCGACTCTTTTTCCATGATTGCTTTGTCCGG GGTTGTGATGCTTCAGTGCTGCTTTCTTCTCCAAATAATAAAGCAGAGAAGGATCATCCTGACGACATTTCTCTTGCTGGTGATGGATTTGACACTGTAATCAAAGCTAAAGCAGCTGTTGATAGTGTTCCTCAGTGCAGAAACAAAGTTTCCTGTGCTGATATACTAGCTCTTGCCACAAGAGATGTGGTTGTATtg GCAGGGGGTCCATCATACACAGTTGAATTGGGGAGGCGTGATGGGAGGATATCTACAATTGCCAGTGTTCAACGCCAACTTCCTCAGCCTTCTTTCAATTTAGACCAGCTCAATTCCATGTTTAGCTTACATGGTCTTTCCCAGACAGATATGATTGCATTATCAG GTGCGCACACACTTGGGTTCTCTCATTGCAGCCGTTTCTCCAAACGGATTTATGGATTCAGCCCCCGAAACACGATCGACCCGACACTAAATTTAGGTTATGCTCTGCAGCTTAGAAAGATGTGTCCATTAAAAGTTGACCCGAGAATCGCCATTAACATGGACCCGACCACGCCTCAGACATTTGATAATGCCTACTTTAGAAACCTTCAGCAAGGAAAGGGGCTTTTCACCTCTGATCAGGTACTGTTTACAGATACAAGATCAAGGCCAACAGTCAACTTCTTTGCATCAAACAATGGAGCTTTCGGACAGGCCTTTGTGAGTGCTATTACCAAACTAGGTCGTGTAGGGGTTAAAACTGGAAATCAAGGCGAGATTCGACTTGACTGCACAAGGGTTAACTAG